Proteins encoded in a region of the Ziziphus jujuba cultivar Dongzao chromosome 3, ASM3175591v1 genome:
- the LOC132803266 gene encoding uncharacterized protein LOC132803266, translating to MNRNFKFMLERGGNRLSIWRKPTEHMEHTTQIRQGQKLEPVPLASEICTGMDPSNHEVTSPIVDNSDLPIARKSVPNSIQEALRIPAWKPTVAEELRALESNGTWTLSKLPHRKKPVGCKWILRLSTRQMGELRVNQDWPLHQLDVKNTFLNGNLEEKVYVEVPPALENSSDSRMMTPGHGLFKKCENREIEIYTDASWIGELTDKRYTTGYCICEGMWLQRLLSELEAITEYTTRMLLDSRAAIIIAKTPIHHDRAKHIEIDRHFISEKVNNEIVQLTYIPTSLHSAEIFTKALPRTSFEEFRSELGLYNIYNPA from the exons ATGAACAGGAACTTCAAGTTTATGTTAGAAAGAGGAGGAAACCGATTGAGCATATGGAGGAAACCGACTGAGCATATGGAGCACACTACACAAATTAGGCAAGGTCAAAAACTGGAACCAGTTCCTCTTGCTTCAGAAATTTGTACAGGTATGGATCCATCAAATCATGAGGTTACTAGTCCTATTGTTGATAATTCTGACTTGCCTATCGCAAGGAAAAGT GTTCCAAACTCTATTCAAGAAGCTCTAAGAATTCCAGCATGGAAACCAACAGTGGCAGAAGAACTCAGGGCACTAGAAAGCAATGGTACTTGGACACTTTCAAAGCTTCCTCATAGGAAGAAACCAGTGGGGTGCAAGTGGATATTACGGTTAAGTACTAGGCAGATGGGAGAATTGAGAG TGAATCAAGACTGGCCACTACACCAACTTGATGTCAAGAATACGTTCCTAAATGGCAATCTAGAAGAAAAAGTATACGTTGAAGTACCTCCGGCATTAGAGAATTCCTCCGACAGTCGAATG ATGACACCAGGGCATGGATTGTTCAAGAAATGTGAAAACCGAGAGATAGAGATCTACACAGATGCAAGCTGGATTGGAGAGTTGACTGACAAAAGATATACAACTGGCTATT GCATCTGTGAGGGAATGTGGCTTCAAAGATTGCTTAGCGAACTTGAAGCCATCACAGAATACACTACAAGAATGCTTTTAGATAGCCGAGCTGCTATCATTATTGCTAAAACTCCAATTCATCATGATAGGGCAAAACACATTGAGATAGATAGACATTTTATCTCTGAGAAGGTCAACAATGAGATAGTTCAACTGACCTACATTCCTACAAGTTTGCATTCAGCTGAAATCTTCACCAAAGCTCTTCCAAGGACCAGTTTCGAAGAATTCCGCTCCGAGCTGGGGTTGTATAACATATACAACCCAGCTTAA
- the LOC132803267 gene encoding uncharacterized protein LOC132803267 has translation MEKKWIWCHDKLSDEYTNGVKSFIELAKHHLDEDNRTRCPCRYCRNVYFQDISVVERHLWVKGFSPDYHNWIYHGEALNFQGIEMGFEEDDEVVEHDREEDDNDDIRIALQDAAGDMDIDVDAYEGHIGDQDHRNKEFSGLFAEVESELYPGCTKFSALTFLVRLMHIKALNHWSNKSFSMLLELLKEALPEGTKLPKSYYKAKSELDKCPICAEPRYKFQGTKGKRIPQKVLRYFPITPRLQRLFTSRHTAIDMRWHKEKRPNTNGVLRHPADGEAWKHFDEQYPIFAMDPRNVRVGAAIDGFNHFSNMSTSYSMWPVMLVPYNLPPWKCMKETFSMMSLLIPGPTAPGKDIDVYLRPMIDELKDLWTNGVTTCDISKKERFTMHAAVLWTIHDFPAYGTLSRWSTKGYKACPTCNEDTSSQALRSKICYMGHRRYLSINHAWRNNRQYDGKPERRLAPRQFSGAEILQQLDRTIESRPGKHPNNVDKKRKRAAFGTMLDIKGKSKDIDKARMDLKDLNIRKELHLQETGGKVLKPLNVNIKDGKISGLKTHDSHVLLQQLFPVGIRPYIKKEVCGTIIEMCMFFQKLCARTLFVSDLDMLQERIILTLCKLERIFPPAFFDIMVHLAVHLPYEAKMAGPVHTRWMYPFERNKAHPEGSIAEGYVVNEALTYCSMYLHGIETRFNRPERNKDGENQIASTLSVFTQPVNLLGKPQFVELKDDDYKKAHCEHTKLLQNRGVTSILQIKYFSRCKYPMVTDELYSLACGPDYGIRSYSGCVINGVRYRTKVRDDRRVTQNCGIWVVGDHDGESCDFYGVIEDILVLDYRSKHSVVLFRCAWFDTNVKKKKMITEFQITSINVTSYWYKNDPFVLASQAKQVFYVDDYKMGQHWKVVRKVHHRHLWDFPDRLDEGDDHDSEVESGDFEDADSGAESEDYEDADTGTENEDNGEYNEETDNDSEDELLSNGETGEDTDSFA, from the exons atggaaaaaaaatggatatggtgTCATGATAAGCTGTCAGATGAATATACAAATGGTGttaaatcatttattgaatTGGCTAAACATCATTTAGATGAAGATAATAGGACTAGATGTCCTTGTCGATATTGTCGGAATGTGTATTTCCAAGATATAAGTGTAGTTGAACGACATTTATGGGTGAAAGGATTTTCACCAGATTATCACAATTGGATTTATCATGGAGAGGCATTGAATTTTCAAGGtattgaaatgggttttgaggaagatgatgaagttGTTGAACATGATAGggaagaagatgataatgatgatatcaGGATAGCATTGCAAGATGCTGCAGGTGACATGGATATTGATGTAGATGCATATGAAGGTCACATTGGAGATCAAGATCatagaaataaagaattttcaGGATTATTTGCTGAAGTTGAAAGCGAGTTATATCCAGGGTGTACAAAGTTCTCTGCGTTGACTTTTTTGGTCAGGTTAATGCATATAAAAGCTTTAAACCATTGGAGTAACAAGTCATTTAGTATGTTGCTTGAACTTCTCAAGGAAGCACTTCCAGAGGGTACTAAATTGCCAAAGTCTTACTACAAGGCAAAAT CTGAATTGGATAAATGTCCAATATGTGCTGAACCGAGATACAAATTTCAAGGTACTAAGGGGAAAAGGATCCCTCAAAAGGTGCTTCGATATTTTCCTATCACTCCAAGATTGCAAAGATTATTTACATCTCGCCATACTGCTATTGATATGAGATGGCACAAAGAGAAGCGTCCTAACACAAATGGAGTATTGAGGCATCCAGCAGATGGAGAAGCATGGAAGCACTTTGATGAACAATATCCGATATTTGCTATGGATCCTCGTAATGTCCGGGTAGGTGCTGCCATTGATGGATTTAATCATTTTAGTAACATGAGTACTTCGTATAGCATGTGGCCAGTGATGTTAGTGCCTTATAACCTGCCACCTTGGAAGTGCATGAAAGAGACTTTTTCGATGATGTCACTATTAATACCAGGCCCAACGGCACCTGGAAAAGACATTGATGTGTACTTACGGCCTATGATTGATGAATTGAAAGATCTATGGACAAATGGTGTCACCACTTGTGACATCTCTAAAAAGGAGAGGTTTACAATGCATGCAGCAGTGTTGTGGACAATACATGACTTTCCAGCATATGGAACACTTTCTAGATGGAGTACCAAAGGATACAAAGCATGTCCGACTTGTAATGAAGATACTTCTTCCCAAGCTTTAAGAAGTAAGATTTGTTACATGGGACATCGTCGATATTTATCCATAAATCATGCATGGAGAAATAATCGACAATATGATGGAAAGCCTGAACGAAGGTTAGCTCCAAGGCAGTTTTCAGGAGCTGAAATATTACAACAGTTAGATAGGACAATTGAGAGTAGACCGGGGAAACATCCTAACAATGtggataaaaagagaaaacgtGCTGCCT TTGGAACAATGTTGGACATCAAAGGTAAGTCGAAGGATATTGACAAGGCACGTATGGATTTAAAGGATCTGAATATTCGAAAAGAATTGCATTTACAAGAAACTGGCGGTAAAGTTTTGAAACCTTTG aatgtgAACATTAAGGATGGTAAGATATCAGGTTTGAAAACTCATGATAGTCATGTTCTTTTGCAACAACTTTTTCCCGTGGGTATAAGACCTTACATTAAGAAAGAGGTTTGTGGAACAATTATTGAAATGTGCATGTTCTTCCAAAAACTTTGTGCACGAACTCTATTTGTTTCAgacttggatatgttacaagaGAGGATAATACTAACATTGTGTAAATTGGAAAGAATATTCCCTCCAGCCTTTTTTGATATCATGGTTCATTTAGCAGTTCACCTACCATATGAGGCAAAAATGGCAGGACCAGTACATACTCGTTGGATGTATCCTTTTGAAAG aaataAAGCTCATCCAGAAGGTTCAATAGCAGAGGGTTATGTTGTCAATGAGGCATTAACTTATTGTTCAATGTACCTTCATGGTATTGAAACTCGATTCAATCGGCCAGAACGTAATAAAGATGGTGAGAATCAGATTGCTTCGACTTTGTCAGTATTCACTCAACCTGTGAACTTGTTGGGGAAACCTCAATTTGTTGAACTGAAAGATGATGATTATAAAAAAGCTCATTG tGAGCACACCAAACTATTGCAAAACAGGGGTGTCACAAGTATTCTACAG ATAAAATATTTCAGTAGATGTAAATATCCAATGGTAACTGATGAGTTGTACTCACTAGCATGTGGTCCTGATTATGGAATAAGATCATATAGTGGATGTGTAATAAATGGAGTTCGATATCGCACAAAAGTTCGTGATGATAGGCGTGTCActcaaaattgtggaatttgggTTGTAGGTGATCATGATGGTGAATCTTGTGACTTTTATGGGGTAATAGAAGACATTCTTGTGTTAGACTATAGGTCCAAACACTCTGTTGTACTTTTTAGATGTGCATGGTTTGACacaaatgtgaaaaagaaaaaaatgatcacAGAGTTTCAAATCACAAGCATTAATGTCACTTCATATTGGTATAAGAACGACCCTTTTGTCCTTGCCTCACAAGCTAAACAAGTGTTTTACGTGGATGATTACAAGATGGGTCAACATTGGAAAGTGGTTCGAAAGGTGCATCACCGTCATCTGTGGGATTTTCCAGACCGATTAGATGAAGGTGATGATCATG atagtgaGGTAGAGAGTGGAGATtttgaagatgcagatagtggtGCAGAGAGTGAAGATTATGAAGATGCAGATACTGGCACAGAGAATGAAGATAATGGGGAGTACAATGAGGAAACCGACAATGATAGTGAAGATGAGTTGTTAAGTAATGGTGAAACCGGTGAGGATACTGACTCATttgcataa